A section of the Hemitrygon akajei chromosome 8, sHemAka1.3, whole genome shotgun sequence genome encodes:
- the hic1 gene encoding hypermethylated in cancer 1 protein isoform X2 → MMPMLEAMEVPNHAKQLLLQLNRQRTKGFLCDVIIVVQNALFRAHKNILAASSVYLKSLVVHDNLVNLDPEMVSPGTFRTILDYIYTGRLNDYEQGSEQTLGAILAAASYLQLPDLVALCKKRLKRNGSYLHIRTGFSSYGKLARGLRAATPVIQSCYSVPPRLLDGQPLHTLNTNSGELYAPPSQGNRLQDLALPDQATSQLLGLDLSKRSPRDDVHSGESRQTSPPAGGPLLANGTPGKEQAVGVMHAMETDEMLRPDGGIFRGDVKGTDEVSRWFKQEPLPPYADECDREKVARGERQERKGDAAGGPGPPPPPPPPTTRYAGLGCDEAEDEKSSSEETSSDEPCGSGAAERFAECAHLAYEPEHFGDNLYVCIPCGKGFPSSEQLNAHVESHTEDELFHKEVTEPAAAAFADKPGAALGDLVRPYRCSSCDKSYKDPATLRQHEKSHWLTRPYPCNICGKKFTQRGTMTRHMRSHLGLKPFACEACGMRFTRQYRLTEHMRIHSGEKPYECQICGGKFAQQRNLISHMKMHTAECKTKLDFGDGVYPLAKFAAAHLGIHQDKAAEMLGQSAHLTADSYPPP, encoded by the coding sequence ATGATGCCCATGCTCGAAGCCATGGAGGTGCCGAACCACGCCAAACAGCTCCTACTGCAGCTAAACCGGCAGCGGACCAAAGGTTTCCTGTGCGATGTGATCATCGTAGTGCAGAACGCTCTGTTCCGGGCGCACAAGAACATCCTGGCGGCCAGCAGCGTCTACCTGAAGTCCCTGGTGGTACACGACAACTTGGTGAACCTGGACCCGGAGATGGTAAGCCCCGGCACCTTCCGCACCATCCTGGATTACATCTACACTGGCCGCCTCAACGACTACGAGCAGGGTAGCGAGCAGACCCTGGGCGCGATCCTGGCGGCCGCCAGCTACCTGCAACTTCCCGACTTGGTCGCCCTCTGCAAGAAGAGACTCAAACGGAACGGCAGCTACCTGCACATTCGCACCGGCTTCTCGTCATACGGTAAACTGGCCCGGGGTCTGCGCGCCGCCACCCCCGTCATCCAGTCCTGTTACTCGGTGCCTCCACGGCTCTTGGACGGCCAGCCCTTGCACACCTTGAACACGAACTCGGGCGAGCTTTACGCCCCGCCTTCTCAGGGTAACCGGCTCCAGGACCTGGCGCTCCCAGACCAGGCCACATCGCAGCTGCTCGGCCTCGACCTGTCCAAAAGGAGCCCACGGGACGACGTGCACTCCGGAGAGTCCAGGCAGACCAGCCCGCCGGCGGGCGGCCCCCTGCTCGCCAACGGGACCCCGGGCAAGGAGCAGGCGGTGGGCGTTATGCACGCGATGGAGACGGACGAGATGCTGCGGCCAGATGGCGGCATCTTCAGGGGCGATGTGAAGGGGACTGACGAGGTGTCACGCTGGTTCAAGCAGGAGCCGCTGCCACCGTACGCCGACGAGTGCGACCGGGAGAAGGTGGCGAGGGGCGAAAGGCAGGAGCGCAAGGGGGATGCGGCTGGAGGTCCCGGGCCCCCTCCCCCGCCGCCTCCCCCAACCACCCGCTATGCGGGGCTGGGCTGCGACGAAGCGGAAGACGAGAAGAGCAGCAGCGAGGAGACGAGCAGCGACGAGCCGTGTGGTTCCGGGGCCGCCGAGCGCTTCGCCGAGTGCGCACACCTGGCCTACGAGCCCGAGCACTTCGGCGACAACCTGTACGTCTGCATCCCGTGCGGGAAGGGCTTCCCAAGCTCCGAGCAGCTGAACGCCCACGTGGAGAGCCACACGGAGGACGAGCTCTTCCATAAGGAGGTGACCGAGCCCGCCGCCGCCGCCTTCGCTGACAAGCCGGGCGCCGCTCTCGGGGACCTGGTGCGGCCGTACCGTTGCTCCAGCTGCGACAAGTCCTACAAAGACCCGGCCACGCTACGCCAACATGAGAAGTCGCACTGGCTGACCCGGCCCTACCCCTGCAATATCTGCGGCAAGAAGTTCACGCAACGGGGCACCATGACCCGCCACATGCGGAGCCACTTGGGCCTGAAGCCGTTCGCCTGCGAGGCGTGTGGGATGCGCTTCACCCGCCAGTACCGGCTTACCGAGCACATGCGCATCCACTCTGGTGAGAAGCCATACGAATGTCAGATCTGCGGCGGCAAGTTCGCGCAGCAGCGCAACCTCATCAGCCATATGAAGATGCACACGGCCGAGTGCAAGACCAAGCTGGACTTCGGCGACGGTGTCTACCCGCTGGCCAAGTTCGCCGCCGCGCACCTGGGAATCCACCAGGACAAGGCGGCTGAAATGCTCGGCCAGTCGGCGCATCTGACGGCCGACTCTTACCCCCCGCCCTAA
- the hic1 gene encoding hypermethylated in cancer 1 protein isoform X1: MIIPPLSGPGRTQLQSPGGEMMPMLEAMEVPNHAKQLLLQLNRQRTKGFLCDVIIVVQNALFRAHKNILAASSVYLKSLVVHDNLVNLDPEMVSPGTFRTILDYIYTGRLNDYEQGSEQTLGAILAAASYLQLPDLVALCKKRLKRNGSYLHIRTGFSSYGKLARGLRAATPVIQSCYSVPPRLLDGQPLHTLNTNSGELYAPPSQGNRLQDLALPDQATSQLLGLDLSKRSPRDDVHSGESRQTSPPAGGPLLANGTPGKEQAVGVMHAMETDEMLRPDGGIFRGDVKGTDEVSRWFKQEPLPPYADECDREKVARGERQERKGDAAGGPGPPPPPPPPTTRYAGLGCDEAEDEKSSSEETSSDEPCGSGAAERFAECAHLAYEPEHFGDNLYVCIPCGKGFPSSEQLNAHVESHTEDELFHKEVTEPAAAAFADKPGAALGDLVRPYRCSSCDKSYKDPATLRQHEKSHWLTRPYPCNICGKKFTQRGTMTRHMRSHLGLKPFACEACGMRFTRQYRLTEHMRIHSGEKPYECQICGGKFAQQRNLISHMKMHTAECKTKLDFGDGVYPLAKFAAAHLGIHQDKAAEMLGQSAHLTADSYPPP, from the exons ATGATTATTCCGCCGCTCTCGGGCCCCGGGCGGACACAGCTACAGTCTCCAG GTGGCGAGATGATGCCCATGCTCGAAGCCATGGAGGTGCCGAACCACGCCAAACAGCTCCTACTGCAGCTAAACCGGCAGCGGACCAAAGGTTTCCTGTGCGATGTGATCATCGTAGTGCAGAACGCTCTGTTCCGGGCGCACAAGAACATCCTGGCGGCCAGCAGCGTCTACCTGAAGTCCCTGGTGGTACACGACAACTTGGTGAACCTGGACCCGGAGATGGTAAGCCCCGGCACCTTCCGCACCATCCTGGATTACATCTACACTGGCCGCCTCAACGACTACGAGCAGGGTAGCGAGCAGACCCTGGGCGCGATCCTGGCGGCCGCCAGCTACCTGCAACTTCCCGACTTGGTCGCCCTCTGCAAGAAGAGACTCAAACGGAACGGCAGCTACCTGCACATTCGCACCGGCTTCTCGTCATACGGTAAACTGGCCCGGGGTCTGCGCGCCGCCACCCCCGTCATCCAGTCCTGTTACTCGGTGCCTCCACGGCTCTTGGACGGCCAGCCCTTGCACACCTTGAACACGAACTCGGGCGAGCTTTACGCCCCGCCTTCTCAGGGTAACCGGCTCCAGGACCTGGCGCTCCCAGACCAGGCCACATCGCAGCTGCTCGGCCTCGACCTGTCCAAAAGGAGCCCACGGGACGACGTGCACTCCGGAGAGTCCAGGCAGACCAGCCCGCCGGCGGGCGGCCCCCTGCTCGCCAACGGGACCCCGGGCAAGGAGCAGGCGGTGGGCGTTATGCACGCGATGGAGACGGACGAGATGCTGCGGCCAGATGGCGGCATCTTCAGGGGCGATGTGAAGGGGACTGACGAGGTGTCACGCTGGTTCAAGCAGGAGCCGCTGCCACCGTACGCCGACGAGTGCGACCGGGAGAAGGTGGCGAGGGGCGAAAGGCAGGAGCGCAAGGGGGATGCGGCTGGAGGTCCCGGGCCCCCTCCCCCGCCGCCTCCCCCAACCACCCGCTATGCGGGGCTGGGCTGCGACGAAGCGGAAGACGAGAAGAGCAGCAGCGAGGAGACGAGCAGCGACGAGCCGTGTGGTTCCGGGGCCGCCGAGCGCTTCGCCGAGTGCGCACACCTGGCCTACGAGCCCGAGCACTTCGGCGACAACCTGTACGTCTGCATCCCGTGCGGGAAGGGCTTCCCAAGCTCCGAGCAGCTGAACGCCCACGTGGAGAGCCACACGGAGGACGAGCTCTTCCATAAGGAGGTGACCGAGCCCGCCGCCGCCGCCTTCGCTGACAAGCCGGGCGCCGCTCTCGGGGACCTGGTGCGGCCGTACCGTTGCTCCAGCTGCGACAAGTCCTACAAAGACCCGGCCACGCTACGCCAACATGAGAAGTCGCACTGGCTGACCCGGCCCTACCCCTGCAATATCTGCGGCAAGAAGTTCACGCAACGGGGCACCATGACCCGCCACATGCGGAGCCACTTGGGCCTGAAGCCGTTCGCCTGCGAGGCGTGTGGGATGCGCTTCACCCGCCAGTACCGGCTTACCGAGCACATGCGCATCCACTCTGGTGAGAAGCCATACGAATGTCAGATCTGCGGCGGCAAGTTCGCGCAGCAGCGCAACCTCATCAGCCATATGAAGATGCACACGGCCGAGTGCAAGACCAAGCTGGACTTCGGCGACGGTGTCTACCCGCTGGCCAAGTTCGCCGCCGCGCACCTGGGAATCCACCAGGACAAGGCGGCTGAAATGCTCGGCCAGTCGGCGCATCTGACGGCCGACTCTTACCCCCCGCCCTAA